A genomic window from Panthera tigris isolate Pti1 chromosome B4, P.tigris_Pti1_mat1.1, whole genome shotgun sequence includes:
- the KERA gene encoding keratocan codes for MATTICFVIWVLFITDTVWTRSVRQVYDVGDPEDWAMHDFDCPRECFCPPSFPTALYCENRGLKEIPPIPSRIWYLYLENNLIETIPEKPFENATQLRWINLNKNKITNYGIEKGALSQLKKLLFLFLEDNELEEVPSPLPRSLEQLQLARNKVSRIPQGTFSNLENLTLLDLQHNKLLDNAFQRDTFKGLKNLMQLNMAKNALRNMPPRLPANTMQLFLDNNSIEGIPENYFNVIPKVAFLRLNHNKLSDAGLPSSGFDVSSILDLQLSHNQLTKVPRISAHLQHLHLDHNKIKNVNVSVICPTILPGEQDSFGYGPHLRYLRLDGNEIKPPIPMDLMTCFRLLQAVII; via the exons ATGGCAACCACAATCTGTTTCGTCATCTGGGTATTATTCATAACAGATACTGTGTGGACTCGAAGTGTGAGACAGGTCTATGACGTAGGTGATCCAGAGGACTGGGCTATGCATGACTTTGACTGTCCCAGGGAATGTTTCTGTCCCCCTAGTTTCCCTACTGCTTTATACTGTGAAAATAGAGGTCTCAAAGAAATCCCTCCTATTCCTTCAAGGATCTGGTATCTTTATCTTGAGAACAACCTGATAGAAACCATTCCTGAGAAGCCATTCGAGAATGCCACCCAGCTGAGATGGATAAAtctaaacaagaacaaaataaccAACTATGGGATTGAAAAAGGAGCCCTGAGCCAACTAAAGAAGctgcttttcttatttctggaAGATAATGAGCTAGAGGAGGTACCTTCCCCATTGCCAAGAAGTTTAGAACAATTACAGTTGGCTAGAAACAAGGTGTCCAGAATCCCTCAAGGGACCTTCAGCAATCTGGAGAACCTGACCCTTCTTGACTTGCAGCACAATAAACTACTAGACAATGCCTTTCAAAGAGACACCTTCAAGGGACTCAAGAACCTAATGCAGCTAAACATGGCCAAGAATGCTCTAAGGAATATGCCACCGAGATTACCAGCCAATACAATGCAACTGTTTTTGGACAACAATTCTATCGAAGGAAtaccagaaaattattttaatgtgattCCTAAAGTGGCCTTCCTACGACTAAACCACAACAAATTGTCAGATGCAGGTCTCCCTTCTAGTGGTTTTGATGTATCCTCAATACTAGACCTTCAGCTATCTCACAATCAACTCACCAAGGTCCCTCGAATCAGTGCTCACCTGCAGCACCTTCACCTTGaccataacaaaattaaaa ATGTGAACGTCTCTGTAATATGTCCTACCATACTGCCTGGAGAACAAGATTCCTTCGGTTATGGACCTCACCTTCGCTACCTCCGTCTTGATGGAAATGAAATCAAACCACCAATCCCAATGGATTTAATGACCTGCTTCAGGCTCCTTCAGGCTGTCATTATTTAA